The Gloeobacter morelensis MG652769 genome contains the following window.
GCTGATGGAACGGGACTATTTTGCCCTCCTTGACCGCGAAAGCGGCGGCTCAGATCCTCAAGATCGAGTAGCCGCCGCTTTTGCGTTCGGCGGCGCCATCTCAAAATCCGATTGAAACGATCGAGCAAAAGCGAGCGGTCCAGGGCTGAATCTCTTCAGTCCTGGACCGCCCGAGCGCCGTGTTCCTGGTCCGGAACGCCTAGGCCTTGGTGGTCAATTGGCGGCGAATGTCGCGCAGGGCGTCGGCCCAGCGCGGGTCGGGCTGGTTCGCCTCATCGGAGGAGACGGTGGTGGCCGCCGGCCGATCGCGGCGGCTATCGCCCTGGCGGCGACCGCCGTCGCCCTGGCGGTCGCGCTGGCTCTTGTCGGCTTTGCGGATCGGCGGGCGACCGGTGCTGATCGGACCGGCGGCGCGGGCCGGGACGGGACGGGGAGCAACGGCACTCTCCACCTGGGGCTCGGTCGCTTCGCCGCCGGCGGCCACGGCGGGGGCGGCGGCTTCGCCGTCACCTTCGTCGCTGCGGTCGCTCTTGGCTTTGGGCTGGGCCTTCTCGACGCGCAGAGCGACATCTTTGAAGCTGACGCCGTTGAATTGCTCGATGAAGCCGTCGGCGGCTTCGGGGGTGGAGACGGTCAGAAAACCGAAGCCCCGGCACTTGCCGGTCTTGCGGTCGGTAATCACTTTGAGGGAGACCACTTCGCCGGCGGGGGCGAAAACCGCCTCCAATTCCTGGCGGGTGACCTCCTCGGGCAAATTTCCAACGTAAAGTCGAACGGACATACGCAACTCCTAATGCGATGAACCAGGAACACAAACCATGGGCAAAAACAGGCGCAGGCGCAAGGCCCCGCCTGCATTTCCAACTCGATCTCGATGCAGACCATCTTCTGAGAAGGGCTGGGATCGGCTGTCCCCTCCGTGGCCCCTCGTAGGCAGGACAGAGGAACGCGACCGCAACCGTTCGGCGATGGGCAAAAATGGCATAGGTGTGGGTAAAGCTTGGATCCGAGGGTGTCCGAGTTACTGTGAGTGCCGTGGGCCTGAGTGGCCCGGCCCAAGACGGTCTCAGGTAACCCCGATGTCCCGGCCTGATCCAGAGTAGCGCAAAGTGCTTCGAATGGGCAGTGTCCATAGAAACTTCCAAAAGATGATGCCGCAGTTGAATTCCCTGCTCGATGCCATTCCCTTCGACCCGGCCGACTGGCCCGGTTCGCTGGCGCTCGTGGGAGGCAGTGTGCGCGACGCACTGTTGAACCGCACCCGCGTGCCGCTCGATTTGGATTTCGTCTGCCCCGGCCCGGTCGCCGAGCGCGCCCGCCTTCTGGCCCGGCGGTTGGGGGCCGGTTTTGCCGTGCTCGACGCCGAGCGCGAGATCGTGCGGCTGGTGTTGGATTCGGGGATCACCCTCGACTTCGCCCGCCAGCAGGGAGCCGATCTCGTGAGCGACCTGGCCCGCCGCGACTACACCGTCAACGCCATCGCCTGGGACGTGCGCGCCGGGGAACTATCCGATCCTTTTGACGGCCGGGGCGATCTCACCCGCCGCACGCTGCGCGCCATCGCTGAAGCCAATCTCGTCGACGACCCGCTGCGGTTGTTGCGGGGCTATCGCCTCGCGGCCCAGCTGGACTTTGCGATCGAGCCCGGCACCCGCGCCTGGATCGGCCTGCACGCCCACCGGCTCGCGGCGGTCTCCGCCGAGCGGGTGCGCGAGGAACTGTGCGCCCTGATCTGCGCCCCCACCGGCGCGGACGCGCTGCTGGCCGCCTACCGCGACGGGTTACTCGCCGACTGGCTACCGGAAATTGCTCCCATGGAGGCGATTGGACCGAGCGGGTACCACCACCTGCCGCTTATCGAGCACACCTTCGAGGTGATCCGCCAGGTGGACGGTGCGATGGCCGATTTTGCCGAGCAGGTGAGAGCCGACATGGACCGGCAGGTCACGGGGGGCCACAGCGTCCGGACGCTGGTGAAGCTCGGGGCGCTGCTGCACGACATTGCCAAACCCCCCACCAGCAAGCTCGACCCGGCGAGCGGCCGGATGAGCTTCATCGGCCACGAGAGCCTCGGGGCGAACATGACCCGGCAGATTCTCCAGCGCCTCAAATTCAGCCGCGACGAGGAGCGCTGGGTGGCGGCCCTGGTGCAGCACCACTTGCGCCCCGGCCAGCTGGCCGCCCACTGGCCGCCCAGCAACCGGGCGGTCTATCGCCTCTGCCGCGATCTAGGCCAGATGCTCCCTGCCCTGCTGATGCTGGCCCTGGCCGACCGGCGTTCGACCCTCGGCCCCCAGGTCGGCAAAGACGATCTGGTGCGGGCGGTGGAACTGACCGGCCGACTGCTGGGGCACTACCACACCCCCGGCGACCCGCTCGCCCACCCGCGCATTCTCATCGACGGCAACGGGCTGATGGCCGAATTAGATCTCAAGCCGGGGCCGCGGGTGGGCCAGTTGCTCGCCGCCATCCAGGAGGCCCAGGCCACCGGTGAGGTGACCGGCCGCGAGGAGGCGCTGGCGCTGGCGCGGACGCTGTTATAGGCAAAAACAAGGGCTCGGCAAACCGGAACTGCCGTAGAGCGACCCGTTCAATCTGTTCTTGTAAACAATTCCATGGGCAAATGGGCGTAAGTCTCGTTGTATTCCTCGCTCCCCGGCGAAAAACAGGAGACGATCACCCCCCGCTCGCTGCCGGTGTAGGGCGAAACGTAGCAACTGCCGGTCTTGGGGTTGAACTTGAGGTACACGCCCCGCTCGTCGATAGGGTCGAACGCCAGAGGCGGCTCGGGGTAATCAAAGGCGGCAAGATACCCTCGCAGAGCAGTCACCGCCGATTCCACCGAATCGGCACAGATGCCGATCATCTTGTACTCGGCAGGTCCGGCCAGCTGGACAAGCGCCCGGCGCACCAGAGCACGATCGGCAAAGGCGCTGTTCTCCAGAATGCGCTGGGCTTGCTTGTCGTTCAGTTCGGGCGATTCCATCGCTTTAATGTCTGTCCACACTTGGTTGCCCAATCAGTATGACCGGGTCACCGACCGTTTGAGCAAGCACCTGCCGGGCGCAACCACCGGCGACGGCCACCTCGACGAAGCCGTGGCTGCCCACCAGTGCCAGCATCTCTCCCCGAGGAACATCGCTGTAAGTGTGGCCACCGGGAATGGTCCAATTCCCCAGAACGACACGCCACTGTCGGCCCACGACAACCTCGCCCGGAAAATTGGTAATCAAGTTCCCAAAGCGATCGACAGCCTGGATTGCCCCTGCGTAGCCTTCCGCCGTTGCCCGACAATCGGGCAGATCCAATACCACCAGGCTTGCCGCATCGATGGGGCAGCCCAGTTGCTCGAAAGGTACGCCGCTCGACAGGTGGGCGCCCACTGGGGCAAAGATGTCGCGCCCGTGAAAGGTGGCACTCGGGGATGGGGTGCGCCAGTAGCGACATTCCGTAAGTTCGACAGCAGCCATCGCCGGCGTAACAGCCAGGATGCCACTCAGCAGTCCGTTGTCGGGAGCGACGAAAAATGCCTCCTCGCAGCGGACAGCCACGGCCCGCCGAGCGCCGCCCACCCCCGGATCGACTACTGCGACGTGGACCGTGCCCACCGGAAAGTACGGACAGGTACTCATCAGACAGAAGCGCCCGGCGGCGATATCCTGGGGCGGCACCAGATGGGTGATGTCGATTACCTGCGCCTGCGGAGCGATGGCGGCGATTGCCCCTTTCATCTGGGCAACGTAGCCGTCTACCAGACCAAAGTCGCTCAGCAGCGCAATCAGGCCCATCGCTAGGCGCGTTCGACTAAGAACGTGTGCAGGAGTTCGCCGCTATTTTCAGCCTGGATCGCTCCGACGGCGGCAAGGGCGCGCTTCCAATCGGCAAGCGGCACCGCCACCACCTCCAGACCCAGGTACATCTGGCCGATGCTCCAGTCCTCGAACCAGGCCGAATCGGGGTCGGCCACTTCCCAGAGCAAGCGGCCCCCGACTTTGAGCACCCGCCGCACCGCCGCGATCACCGCCTCGCTGTAGCCCAGGGGCACAAATGGGTTGAACCCCGCCGCGATCACCAGGTCGAACTGGCCCTCGGGGTAGCGGTCCAGATCGTGGGGCGGCGCCTCCTGCAGATCTTTGAAAAGCTTCGAATTGAGCTGGGGGGCGCGGGCGCGCACGGCGCGCACCATCGCCCCGTCGAGATCAGTTCCCCAAAACAACGCTCCCCACTCCACCCACGGATCGGTCAGAAAACTGGGGCCACAACCGATATACAGGCAGCGCTCGTTTTTTTGGGGGCGGTGGACCTGCCAGAAAGGGATGCCCAGGCGCGCCGTGAGCTTGCCCGCCAGCGTCTCGCGCCAAAAAGGCAACGCCTGTACCTCGTCTGGCAACCGCCCAGAAAGCGGCAGGCGGGAATTGTTTTCGCGCTCCCGGTGCTCCGCCAGCGCCTGGAGCATCGGTATCCATTCACTCTGCAATGCGCTTACCTCTCAACAGAACTGCAATTCGCTCATCGATTCCATGCAGGAATGCTTATAAAACACAAGAAAATTTCTGCTAAAGCAGCCTTTTCGCAGTTGCTTCGTCTTGCCTATAACTTTATCGCGGAAAATCCAGGTCATATTTGCCCACGAAAGGTATAGCGCAGGACTTCGCTCCCTAGTGAGCCCGCAATAGACTGCTCTTGTTTGACTAATTGTTTCCTGTAAGGAGTGGGCATGGTTCGAAAAGTCGGCGGGGTTGCTTCAGTTGTAGCAGCGTTGGGTTTGTTGCTGAGTGCTCGGGCGCAGGCGTTCGAGATCGCGGGCACCACTTCGCCCTGGTCGGCAAGCGGCACCTTTGAGCTGTGGCAACTCGACAGCCTCCTGCGCCGTCCGTCGGCCCCCCAACCGTCCGCCGTGAGCCCGGAAGACCCGGTGAGCAACGCGGTCGTGGCCAATTTTGACTTTGATGAATTCTTTGAGCCGCTGGAGGCAGCCGTCCCGGGCGGCAGCGGCAACTTCAGCTCGGCACTGCTGGCGAAGTTGGGCGGCGGCCAGGTCGGCTTTATCGGCAGCAGCCTCGCCAATACCAGCAGCGGCATCTATGCCGTGGGAATCGACGGAACGGGCCCCAGGCGGATCGTCGATACGACCACGGCGGTCCCGGGCGGCAGTGGTCGCTTTGTCAACGGCGGCTTCGACGTGCTGGGCATCGAAGGACAGAATCTCTTGTTCACCGGCACCGACGCCGCGGGGGATCTGGGTTACTTTCTGGCCAGTGGCACGTCCCTGGCGCGCCTCGACGCGGAGCGCTTCGCGCTGCCCGGCGGGGCGGAGCTGTTCGACATCGAAGGCATCAAGATCGACGGCGGCCAGTTTTTCTTTCGGGCGAGCTTTTTTGAGACCGCCGGCGGCACCGCCCGCGAAGGCATCTTCAGCAGCAACCTGGATCTGAGCGGTCTTTCGACGCTGCTCAGTACCGCCGGTTTGCCCCCGAGCACGGTCTTCGCCGCCGACACCACCGACCTGCGCGGTCTCGACGTCCAGGAGGGCAACGTCGTCGCCATCACCGGCACCCGCGACTTCGGCGGCTTCGTTCCCCAGGGCCTCTACGCCAATTTCGGCGGCGATCAAATGGAAATCGTCGTCCTCGGTGAGACCCGCGCGCCGGACGGGGGGGTGTTCACGAGTTTCTCAGCTTCGCGCAATGTCTCCCTTGACGGCACGTCGCTGGCCTTTTTGGGGCGCACCGATGCGGGCCAGAGCGGCGTGTACGCCTACGTGGGCGGCAGGCTGGTCACCATCGCCAATCTGGGCACAGCGGACCCGAACGGGGCCGGCAACCTGACGGCCTTCGGTGGGAACGTGCTGGTCGAAGGCAGCCGGGTCTACTTTGACGCGCTCAACGGCAGCGGACAACTCACCAACTACGTGGCGAACCTGGACGGACAGATCCTGGGCACCTTTGAGTCCGACGGCAACATCTTCGTGCCCACCGACCGCCGCGACGGCGACATCATCGTCAACGCTCCTTTTGAGACCACCGAAATTCCCGAACCGACCGTCGGGGCAGCAGGCGGGATGCTGGCGCTTTTGGGTGCGGCGGCCTGGCGCCGGCGTCCCCGGCGCCGGGCGCGTCCGGTCGCCAAGAGCTAACTTTCCAGACGGGAAAGCTGCTCGGCTAATATTGCCGCTTGAGCCCTCTGCTCGGCGAGTTTGGCGCGGCTTTCGGTCACCAGTTCGGCCGGGGCATTCGCCAGGTAGCTCTCGTTATCGAGCCGGGCGGCGAGCGCGCCGCTTTCTTTATCCAGCTTCTCTAAAGAGCGCCGGATCTTCCCCGCCAGAGCCGCCACGTCCACCAGCCCGCCCAAAGGCAGCATCACCTGTACGGTACCGGCCACGCCCACCGCCACCTGCTTGAGGTGCTCGTCGGCCACCTCTTCGAGGGGCAGTTGCTCGACGCGGCCCAGATAGGCGATGGCCTGGCGGGTCGCTTCGATGGCGGCGCGCTCCTCGGCGTTGCGCGAAGCCAGGCGCACCGCGGGCAGGGTGCGCAAAGGCGGCACCTGGGCAAAGGCGCGCAAGTTGCGGATCGTGCGCACTATCTGCTGCATGAGGACAAATTCGGCAGGGGGCTCCTCGGGCAGGTCCGTTCCCGTGGGAAAGGGCTGCACGCAGATCGAAGCCACTGCCTGAGGCTGGTGGAGCAGTTGCCAAATCTCCTCGCTCAGGTGCGGCATCCAGGGGTGCAGCAGGCGCAAGGTCCGATCGAGTACGGCCGCAAGCACCTGCTGGGCGCCTCTGCGGGTCTCGAGCGCCTCCAGGCGGGGCTTGGCCAACTCCACATACCAGTCGCAAAAATCGTCCCAGATAAATTCGTACAGAGAACGCGCCGCTTCCCCGAGGGCGTAGCGGCCCAGTAATCCGTCGATCTGCCGTGCTGTCTGGCCCAGCCGACCCAAGATCCAGCGATCTTCTAAGGTGAGCGAGCCGGGATCCGGTGCCCCGAGTACGGCGGGGGTGAGTTCATCCAGGTTCATCAGCACGAAGCGGCTGGCGTTCCAGATTTTGTTGGCAAAGCGCTTGCTCGCGTCGACTGCGCCCGATTCGCCCGTCTTGCGGTTGTAGTCGAAGCGCACATCCTGCCCGGCCCCCGTCACCTCGCGCACGAGGGTGTAGCGCAGAGCGTCGGTGCCGTACTTGTCCATCATTTCGATGGGGTCGATGCCGTTGCCCTTGGTCTTCGACATCTTCTGGCCTTTTTCGTCGCGCACCAGGCCGTTGATATAAACGGTCTCAAAAGGAATCTGGCCGGTAAATTCGCCCGCCATCATCGCCATGCGCGCCACCCAGAAGAAGATGATATCGAACCCGGTCGACATCAGCGCGTTCGGGTAAAAGACTCCCAGATCTTCGGTCTGCTCGGGCCAGCCCAGGGTGGTAAACGGCCACAGCGACGAGCTGAACCAGGTGTCGAGGACATCTTGATCGCGCTGGAGCTGCACAGCCGGCCCGTAGCGCTCACGAGCGACGGCGAACGCTTCCGCTTCGTCGTGGGCCACCACGTACTCGCCCTCGCTTCCGGCCACAAACCAGGCGGGAATCTGGTGGCCCCACCACAACTGCCGCGAGATATTCCAGGGACGGATGCGCACCAGCCAATCGCGGTAGACCTTGCCCCAGCGTTCGGGCACGAAGGCGGGCTGATTCTGGCTGTCGAAAGCTTCGAGTACCCGGGCGGCCATCCCCGACACATCGAGAAACCACTGATCCGACAGGTACGGTTCGATGGGCACGCCCCCCCGCTCCGAGTAAGGCACGTTGTGAATGTGGTCTTCGATGCCCACCAGCCAGCCTTCGGCCTCGGCCCGGGCGACTACCCGCTTGCGCACCACAAAGCGATCGAGCCCTGCGTAGGGACCGGCATTCTCGTTGTAGGTACCGTCCGGGTTGAGCAGGTTGATCATCGGCAAACCGTGGCGATGGCCGATTTCAAAGTCGTTCGGGTCGTGGGCGGGGGTCACTTTGACCGCCCCGGTGCCAAATTCGCGATCCACCGCCGCGTCGCCCACGATCACGATGCGCCGTCCGAGAATGGGCAGCACCGCCTCGCGGCCGATGAGGTGTTTGTAGCGCGGATCCTCCGGATGCACCGCAACTCCCGTATCCCCCAGCATCGTCTCGGGGCGGGTGGTGGCCACCACCAGAAATTCGTCGCTATCTGCCACCGGGTACTTCAGCTGCCACAGGTGGCCTTTTTCTTCCTTATCGTCCACCTCCAGATCCGAGACGGCCGTCTGGGAGGCCGGGCACCAGTTGACCAGGGACTTGCCGCGGTAAATCAAGTTCTTGCGGTGCAGATCGACGAAGACTTTCACCACCGCCCGGTTGCGCTTCTCATCGAGGGTAAAGCTCTCGCGCGTCCAATCGAGCGAGAGCCCGAGACGGCGCAACTGGCTGCGGATGGTATCCTGCGACTGCTCTTTCCAGGCCCAGGCGCGCTCCAGGAACGCCTCGCGCCCCAGATCGAAGCGGGTCTTGCCTTCTTGGCGCAGTTGTTTTTCAAGCACCGTGTGCACGGCGATGCTCGCGTGGTCGGTCCCCGGCAGCCAGAGGGTCTTGAAACCTTTCATGCGCCGGTAGCGCACCACCACGTCCGGCAGCGTAAAACAGAGGGCGTGGCCCATGTGCAGCGAACCGGTGACGTTCGGGGGCGGCAGCACGACGCTGTAGGGTTCCCCGGGGCTGTCGGCGGCGGGCGAAAACAAGCGGTGCTCCTCCCAGAAGCGTTGCCAGCGCGGTTCGGCGTCGAACGGATCATATTGACTGGGTAGGGTGCGCGCCATGGCGGTGAATCGACAAACGGTGCCCTCCATCGTAGCGTCCGGGCCCGAGTGGCCGAAAGCGCAGGTATCGACGGCAACTTGCGATCGGGGGCCTGGCTGATTACCGTGGTGGCAGTGGCAGTTAAGGAATCGCAACATGCTTGTCGGCCTGCACAACCACACCTGCTTCTCGGACGGTCGCTATAGCCCCGCCGCCCTGGTCGCCCAGGCGGAAGCCCTGGGATACGAGCGGCTCGCCATCACCGACCACAACTCGGTGGCGGGCTGGCAGAGCCTCGAATCGCTGCCCGCCTGGGTGGTGCCTGGGATTGAATTGAGTACGCTCAGCGACGGCGGCACCGAGGTGCATATCCTGGGCCTGTGGCTGGAGCCCCAGGGCCGCCTGCTCGAACATACCCGTACTTTTCAAGACGAATACAACCGCCTATGGCGCGACGGCATTCAAGATGCCACCGGCGACGCGGATCTGGCCACCCTCGCTTTTGACCCGACCACCCGCGATCAAGTCATCGATCGCCTAGGCTCCACCGTCGGCGCCCTCAAAGCGCTGCACGCCTGGGCCGCTGCCCACAGCGACGCCTACTTGGAGCGGCTCAGGCCGCGCATACCCCACTGGCGCGACGGTATCGCCTGGCTGCGCGAGTCGCAGGCGACCGTGGGCCTCGCCCATCCCCAGCGCTACCCGGATCTGCCCGAGATGGAAGAGTTGCTTGCAGCGGTCGATGCCATCGAAGTGATCCACCCGGATCATCCCCTCGACCGGCAGCAGTACTGGCTGGAGCAAGCGCAAAAGCGGGGCAAAGCCTGCTGGGGCAGCCACGACTACCATGGCTGGTCGGGCTCCCAACGCGACGGCCTGCTCCCGCCTATCGGTCTCGAAGACGGCTGGCTCAGTTCGAGTCGGTGCGTGAATACGCCTTTGCCTTAAGGGCGCTGTCGTCGAAATAGTTGGTCTGGTAGACCTCGATGTGACTAAATAGCGTCGTCACGAACGCAAAGAGCAAAAACGGCAGCGAGACGACGATAATCAGCCCGATCGCTCCGAGGGCCAGTACCGGTGAACTCCCCATCAGCGACAGCGACAGCGCCAGGATGACGAAGATGCCGATGAGCCAGACGACGACCTGGCCGTAGATGTCCCCGAAGGTCAGCGTGCATACAAGTCGATACTTTTTGGTGAATTTGTCCAGGCCGTTCATATTGCGTCCCTCCGCCTTCCTTCGAGGAATTCAACGAATACA
Protein-coding sequences here:
- a CDS encoding RNA recognition motif domain-containing protein, translating into MSVRLYVGNLPEEVTRQELEAVFAPAGEVVSLKVITDRKTGKCRGFGFLTVSTPEAADGFIEQFNGVSFKDVALRVEKAQPKAKSDRSDEGDGEAAAPAVAAGGEATEPQVESAVAPRPVPARAAGPISTGRPPIRKADKSQRDRQGDGGRRQGDSRRDRPAATTVSSDEANQPDPRWADALRDIRRQLTTKA
- a CDS encoding DUF1824 family protein; this encodes MESPELNDKQAQRILENSAFADRALVRRALVQLAGPAEYKMIGICADSVESAVTALRGYLAAFDYPEPPLAFDPIDERGVYLKFNPKTGSCYVSPYTGSERGVIVSCFSPGSEEYNETYAHLPMELFTRTD
- a CDS encoding HD domain-containing protein, which codes for MMPQLNSLLDAIPFDPADWPGSLALVGGSVRDALLNRTRVPLDLDFVCPGPVAERARLLARRLGAGFAVLDAEREIVRLVLDSGITLDFARQQGADLVSDLARRDYTVNAIAWDVRAGELSDPFDGRGDLTRRTLRAIAEANLVDDPLRLLRGYRLAAQLDFAIEPGTRAWIGLHAHRLAAVSAERVREELCALICAPTGADALLAAYRDGLLADWLPEIAPMEAIGPSGYHHLPLIEHTFEVIRQVDGAMADFAEQVRADMDRQVTGGHSVRTLVKLGALLHDIAKPPTSKLDPASGRMSFIGHESLGANMTRQILQRLKFSRDEERWVAALVQHHLRPGQLAAHWPPSNRAVYRLCRDLGQMLPALLMLALADRRSTLGPQVGKDDLVRAVELTGRLLGHYHTPGDPLAHPRILIDGNGLMAELDLKPGPRVGQLLAAIQEAQATGEVTGREEALALARTLL
- a CDS encoding class I SAM-dependent methyltransferase; the encoded protein is MLQALAEHRERENNSRLPLSGRLPDEVQALPFWRETLAGKLTARLGIPFWQVHRPQKNERCLYIGCGPSFLTDPWVEWGALFWGTDLDGAMVRAVRARAPQLNSKLFKDLQEAPPHDLDRYPEGQFDLVIAAGFNPFVPLGYSEAVIAAVRRVLKVGGRLLWEVADPDSAWFEDWSIGQMYLGLEVVAVPLADWKRALAAVGAIQAENSGELLHTFLVERA
- a CDS encoding SAM hydrolase/SAM-dependent halogenase family protein yields the protein MGLIALLSDFGLVDGYVAQMKGAIAAIAPQAQVIDITHLVPPQDIAAGRFCLMSTCPYFPVGTVHVAVVDPGVGGARRAVAVRCEEAFFVAPDNGLLSGILAVTPAMAAVELTECRYWRTPSPSATFHGRDIFAPVGAHLSSGVPFEQLGCPIDAASLVVLDLPDCRATAEGYAGAIQAVDRFGNLITNFPGEVVVGRQWRVVLGNWTIPGGHTYSDVPRGEMLALVGSHGFVEVAVAGGCARQVLAQTVGDPVILIGQPSVDRH
- a CDS encoding PHP domain-containing protein; the protein is MLVGLHNHTCFSDGRYSPAALVAQAEALGYERLAITDHNSVAGWQSLESLPAWVVPGIELSTLSDGGTEVHILGLWLEPQGRLLEHTRTFQDEYNRLWRDGIQDATGDADLATLAFDPTTRDQVIDRLGSTVGALKALHAWAAAHSDAYLERLRPRIPHWRDGIAWLRESQATVGLAHPQRYPDLPEMEELLAAVDAIEVIHPDHPLDRQQYWLEQAQKRGKACWGSHDYHGWSGSQRDGLLPPIGLEDGWLSSSRCVNTPLP
- a CDS encoding valine--tRNA ligase, translated to MARTLPSQYDPFDAEPRWQRFWEEHRLFSPAADSPGEPYSVVLPPPNVTGSLHMGHALCFTLPDVVVRYRRMKGFKTLWLPGTDHASIAVHTVLEKQLRQEGKTRFDLGREAFLERAWAWKEQSQDTIRSQLRRLGLSLDWTRESFTLDEKRNRAVVKVFVDLHRKNLIYRGKSLVNWCPASQTAVSDLEVDDKEEKGHLWQLKYPVADSDEFLVVATTRPETMLGDTGVAVHPEDPRYKHLIGREAVLPILGRRIVIVGDAAVDREFGTGAVKVTPAHDPNDFEIGHRHGLPMINLLNPDGTYNENAGPYAGLDRFVVRKRVVARAEAEGWLVGIEDHIHNVPYSERGGVPIEPYLSDQWFLDVSGMAARVLEAFDSQNQPAFVPERWGKVYRDWLVRIRPWNISRQLWWGHQIPAWFVAGSEGEYVVAHDEAEAFAVARERYGPAVQLQRDQDVLDTWFSSSLWPFTTLGWPEQTEDLGVFYPNALMSTGFDIIFFWVARMAMMAGEFTGQIPFETVYINGLVRDEKGQKMSKTKGNGIDPIEMMDKYGTDALRYTLVREVTGAGQDVRFDYNRKTGESGAVDASKRFANKIWNASRFVLMNLDELTPAVLGAPDPGSLTLEDRWILGRLGQTARQIDGLLGRYALGEAARSLYEFIWDDFCDWYVELAKPRLEALETRRGAQQVLAAVLDRTLRLLHPWMPHLSEEIWQLLHQPQAVASICVQPFPTGTDLPEEPPAEFVLMQQIVRTIRNLRAFAQVPPLRTLPAVRLASRNAEERAAIEATRQAIAYLGRVEQLPLEEVADEHLKQVAVGVAGTVQVMLPLGGLVDVAALAGKIRRSLEKLDKESGALAARLDNESYLANAPAELVTESRAKLAEQRAQAAILAEQLSRLES